From Microbacterium sp. YJN-G, a single genomic window includes:
- a CDS encoding 5-oxoprolinase subunit B family protein, with translation MSEILLAPCGEGAVRVTAVHADAEARWHAVHALADWLQEHPVDGVFGGVPTYDSLLIEFDPVRMTAAALTPLIEVAALIEQEEAVHAPRRFTLPVVYGGDHGPDLGYVAEFLGISEREVIELHTGEERVVRCLGGPAASCMIDGPSFSAPIPRLPDPRLEVPPNAISVAGRQGVIGPVRAPSGWRLIGLSPVEIMDLSSADLIPYRPGDVIRFREVQPDDWDDYRGVHLHELAEAC, from the coding sequence ATGTCCGAGATCCTGCTCGCCCCCTGCGGAGAAGGCGCCGTACGCGTGACGGCGGTGCACGCGGACGCCGAGGCGCGCTGGCATGCCGTGCACGCACTGGCGGACTGGCTGCAGGAGCACCCGGTCGACGGTGTCTTCGGCGGCGTACCGACCTACGACTCGCTGTTGATCGAGTTCGATCCGGTGCGGATGACCGCAGCCGCGTTGACCCCCTTGATCGAAGTCGCAGCCCTCATCGAGCAGGAAGAGGCGGTGCATGCGCCGCGACGATTCACGCTGCCGGTCGTCTATGGCGGCGACCACGGGCCCGACCTCGGCTATGTGGCAGAGTTCCTCGGGATCTCGGAGCGCGAGGTCATCGAGCTGCACACCGGCGAAGAACGCGTCGTGCGGTGTCTCGGCGGCCCCGCCGCCTCCTGCATGATCGACGGGCCCTCGTTCAGTGCACCGATCCCGCGCCTGCCGGACCCGCGCCTCGAGGTGCCTCCGAATGCGATCTCAGTGGCCGGGCGCCAGGGGGTCATCGGCCCCGTCCGCGCCCCGAGCGGATGGCGGCTGATCGGGCTGAGCCCTGTTGAGATCATGGATCTCAGCAGCGCGGATCTGATCCCCTACCGTCCCGGTGACGTGATCCGCTTCCGCGAGGTCCAGCCCGATGACTGGGACGACTACCGTGGCGTTCACCTGCACGAGTTGGCCGAAGCATGCTGA
- a CDS encoding biotin-dependent carboxyltransferase family protein, producing MLILDPGHTWVTDLGRFAGPSRGLSVNGALDQHSAQTANALVGNDPGLPLLDVLHTGLSFVAEHDLLLAVTGADCVVRIDGREAPMWLPVSALAGQTVEIGTSLRGLRKYVAVRGGFDVPMLLGSCAPDSMIGFGTRLNAGQRLDGPLPTPSLRHPVFQLPLMRLTIDRPRFPASPLIDVTDGPDYAEFGDSAELLFHGDYEVSPRSNHVGLRLSGELPRRQTASEVLSRGVPVGAIEVPSSDGLLVLHRGRGVTAGYPVLAVVTAVGLDAIAQIQPGQHLRFRRVSLEEARDRHLQRHARLQELRRICLDLLHVHGVSAASGPVHRLAA from the coding sequence ATGCTGATCCTCGATCCCGGACACACCTGGGTGACCGACCTCGGTCGGTTCGCGGGCCCGAGCCGTGGGCTCTCCGTCAACGGCGCCCTCGACCAGCACTCCGCACAAACGGCCAACGCCCTCGTCGGAAACGACCCCGGCCTTCCCCTTCTGGACGTGCTGCACACCGGGCTGTCATTCGTCGCCGAGCACGACCTGCTCCTGGCCGTCACCGGCGCGGACTGCGTGGTGCGGATCGACGGGCGCGAGGCGCCGATGTGGCTGCCGGTCAGCGCTCTGGCCGGGCAGACCGTCGAGATCGGCACGAGCCTTCGAGGACTGCGCAAGTACGTCGCAGTGCGCGGCGGCTTCGATGTGCCGATGCTGCTCGGCAGTTGTGCGCCCGACAGCATGATCGGGTTCGGCACACGGCTGAACGCCGGTCAGCGTCTGGACGGCCCCCTACCGACGCCCTCGCTGAGGCATCCGGTCTTCCAGCTCCCGCTCATGCGCCTGACCATCGATCGTCCGCGGTTCCCGGCATCCCCCCTCATCGATGTCACCGACGGCCCCGACTACGCCGAGTTCGGCGATTCCGCAGAACTGCTGTTCCACGGCGACTACGAGGTCAGCCCGCGCAGCAACCATGTCGGGCTGCGCCTGAGCGGCGAGCTGCCCCGTCGGCAGACGGCCAGCGAAGTGCTCTCCCGCGGCGTGCCGGTCGGCGCGATCGAGGTGCCCTCTTCCGACGGGCTGCTCGTGCTGCATCGCGGCCGCGGTGTGACCGCTGGCTACCCGGTCCTCGCGGTCGTCACGGCGGTCGGCCTCGACGCCATCGCGCAGATCCAGCCCGGCCAGCATCTGCGGTTCCGCCGGGTCAGTCTCGAAGAGGCCCGCGACCGGCACCTTCAACGTCACGCGCGCCTACAGGAGCTGCGACGCATATGCCTCGACCTCCTTCACGTCCACGGCGTGAGCGCCGCATCGGGCCCCGTCCACCGGCTGGCCGCCTGA
- a CDS encoding 4-carboxy-4-hydroxy-2-oxoadipate aldolase/oxaloacetate decarboxylase, which yields MVHVRTSVTRPDPKLIDGLAAFSSATIHEAQGRKGALSHRIKPVDDAMSFCGPAITVLSHPGDNIMVQVAISYAEAGDVIIVNAGQLEQSGSFGDVLATAASSKGVAAFVTDSGVRDSADLRELGFPVFSGSVCIEGTVKETLGLVNHTLSVGGQVVEPGDILRGDADGIVLVKPDEAEEVIRLCQEREDHEAQLRDRHRAQEGSVIELHGLLEKLEAKGLTVEA from the coding sequence ATGGTCCACGTCCGCACATCCGTCACCCGCCCCGACCCGAAGCTCATCGACGGGCTCGCCGCATTCTCGTCCGCGACCATCCACGAGGCCCAGGGCCGCAAGGGAGCCCTTTCGCACCGGATCAAGCCGGTCGACGACGCGATGTCCTTCTGCGGCCCCGCCATCACCGTCCTCTCGCACCCCGGCGACAACATCATGGTCCAGGTCGCGATCAGCTATGCCGAGGCGGGCGACGTCATCATCGTCAACGCCGGTCAGCTCGAGCAGTCCGGCTCGTTCGGCGACGTGCTGGCCACCGCAGCGTCCTCGAAGGGCGTGGCCGCGTTCGTCACCGACTCCGGGGTCCGCGACAGTGCCGACCTGCGCGAGCTCGGCTTCCCGGTGTTCTCCGGGAGCGTGTGCATCGAGGGCACCGTGAAGGAGACCCTCGGCCTGGTCAACCACACGCTCTCGGTCGGCGGCCAGGTCGTCGAGCCGGGCGACATCCTCCGCGGTGACGCCGACGGCATCGTACTCGTCAAGCCCGATGAGGCGGAGGAGGTCATCCGTCTCTGCCAGGAGCGCGAGGACCATGAGGCGCAGCTTCGCGACCGTCACCGCGCGCAGGAGGGCTCCGTGATCGAGCTGCACGGACTGCTCGAGAAGCTCGAGGCCAAGGGCCTGACGGTGGAGGCATGA
- a CDS encoding M24 family metallopeptidase, whose translation MTGTTSTATAGTREQARHRRERLAALLAGRGLDALIVDSPAAVAYLSDVDIRSFARHGTAIVLREDGGIVFVASDADAISLDAAGYDGERALWTQGSEKTAFAGTLSSAVRRSTGGVRVGVERPEIVPAGSFGLFGLSYPPGTIVPAGDVVADAMRIKDDDEIDRLRAAAVLAEIAYTATVDRMHAELRAYEIVRNVDRSVRGAGGAGWWSLSERGDTQETVHFPHDAVVGLLDRRPETGVLDRSATLPFQVHPLSQCYTGGAGTTIVLQEPSAQVRRRAERLSRGIQSALDAIAPGVPGDAVHRAFTTASEGEGTLVGFSVGTGPGETLVAADAGEELQQRMALTLRAFAPGDAGAPGVFFQSTVLVTDAGAERLDAVVPLRLIELY comes from the coding sequence ATGACCGGCACCACGAGCACAGCAACGGCCGGAACCCGCGAACAGGCGCGACACCGCCGGGAACGCCTGGCCGCGCTGCTGGCAGGACGCGGACTCGATGCGCTGATCGTCGACTCCCCGGCCGCAGTCGCCTACCTGAGCGACGTCGACATCCGCTCCTTCGCGCGCCACGGCACGGCGATCGTTCTCCGCGAAGACGGCGGCATCGTGTTCGTCGCCTCCGATGCCGACGCGATCTCGCTCGACGCCGCCGGCTACGACGGCGAGCGGGCACTGTGGACGCAGGGCTCCGAGAAGACGGCGTTCGCCGGAACCCTGTCCAGCGCCGTACGACGCTCGACCGGTGGCGTGCGCGTCGGCGTGGAGCGGCCGGAGATCGTGCCGGCCGGGAGCTTCGGCCTGTTCGGCCTGTCGTATCCGCCCGGCACGATCGTCCCCGCCGGCGATGTCGTCGCGGACGCCATGCGGATCAAGGACGACGATGAGATCGACCGCCTGCGCGCCGCGGCCGTGCTCGCGGAGATCGCGTACACGGCGACGGTTGATCGGATGCATGCCGAGCTGCGCGCCTACGAGATCGTGCGCAATGTGGATCGTTCGGTGCGCGGCGCGGGCGGGGCCGGATGGTGGTCGCTCTCTGAGCGCGGCGACACGCAGGAGACGGTGCACTTCCCGCACGACGCGGTCGTGGGGCTGCTGGACCGGCGTCCGGAGACCGGGGTGCTGGATCGCAGCGCGACGCTGCCGTTCCAGGTGCACCCGCTGTCGCAGTGCTACACGGGGGGCGCTGGCACGACGATCGTGCTTCAGGAGCCGTCTGCGCAGGTGCGCCGCCGTGCCGAGCGTCTTTCGCGCGGCATCCAGTCGGCGCTCGACGCGATAGCGCCCGGCGTGCCCGGCGATGCCGTGCATCGCGCGTTCACCACCGCGTCCGAAGGCGAGGGCACCCTCGTCGGGTTCTCGGTCGGCACCGGACCCGGTGAGACGCTCGTCGCCGCGGATGCCGGCGAGGAGCTGCAGCAGCGCATGGCGCTGACTCTGCGAGCGTTCGCCCCGGGCGACGCCGGCGCACCGGGCGTCTTCTTCCAGAGCACCGTCCTCGTGACGGACGCGGGTGCCGAACGGCTGGACGCCGTCGTCCCGCTGCGCCTCATCGAGTTGTACTGA